The segment AGACACGCCGCTGACCAGCACTAGATTGAACACGTTTGCACCGATGACGTTGCCCAGCGACAGCGCGCCGTGACCCTTGGCCAGCGAGGTGATGGCGGTGACCAGCTCCGGCAGCGAGGTACCCAGTGCCACAAAGGTTAGCGCAATGACCGACTCCGGCACGCCCAGCGCCTGTGCGATGAGGGTGCCGTTGTCCACCAGCAGGTCAGCGCCCACAGCAATGAGCACTGCGCCGATGGCCAGCAGCCCCAACTCCTTGGCAAAGGAGCCTTCCTCAGCCTGCTCTTCCTCTTCCGGGGCGGGGGCATTTTTCATAGCCAGCACGTTGCACACGATGTAAGCCACGAACATGGCCAGCAGGATCAGGCCCACCGGGCGGGTGAAGGAGCCGGTGGTGTAGGCCACACCGGCATAGAAAGCGGCAGCCACAAAGAAGAAGGCCACCGGGGTGCGTAGGCTCTTGGGGTCAACCTTGCCCGGGCGCACCGCAATGGTGATGGCGGCGATCAGTGCAGCGTTGCAGATGACCGAGCCGATGGCGTTGCCGTAGGCGATCTCGCCGTGACCGGTGAGGGCAGAGGTGGTGGACACCATGACCTCCGGCAGGGTGGTACCGATGGACACCACCGTGGCACCGATGAGCAGCTCCGGCACATGGAAGCGGCGGGCGATGCCGGTGGCACCGTCCACAAACCAGTCGCCGCCCTTGATCAGGCACAGCAGACCCACGATAAATAACAGAACAGGGATCAGCATAATATCTCTCCTTTTTAATAATAGCGGCAGAGGCACAAAAAAAGACCTTTATCACATCCAGCCCAAAACGGGAAAATGTGATAAAAGTCTCAAGCATCCGGCACTGCATCGGGCATTTCTGCCGGGGGTGTCGCTGCAGCACAGCGCACCCGTTTTTTAACTAAAGTACGCCCCTTACTCCCTTTTATCCAAAGAATATTATACCTGTTTTCCAGCAAAAGCGCAAGGGGAAATAGCAGTACATGGACTGCACTGTGGTGTAGACATCATACTTCGAGAACATAATCAGCCCTTCTTCGCATACTTTGCACGCAGTACGTTCACGACCTGTTGATAGCTGGCTTGACCGTTGCCAATGCGATCAAGGTTGCTGCGTGTATCTTTGCTGATGCTCATTCCCTCAATGGCAAAGGTGCCATACACATTGCGGAGGTTGCTCTTGTGCTGGGCAGGGGTAGTGTACTTGACGCTCATGGTTGAGGCTCCTTTTAATCCACATGATACTATATAAAGTTTATCGTGTATGCGTCCTCTTGTCAATCTATAACTTGATGCCAAATGTAAAAAGCGCATCTTCCATTCGTCAAGAGTAGAAGTTGCGCTTTTACGTTACATCGTATTTTATTGTAAATTGAGATGCGATACATCTGAACCCCATGTGAGTTGCATCTCAAGGGCCTGTAGCTCACTTGTCCGCCAACCATATTACGCCCCAAACTGCATCATCTTGAAAATCAGCGGCTTGGAAAGCATACTTGCGAGAGAGAAAGGTCGTTGGGATGGCAGAATATTTTATATAGACGAATGCGGGTCTGTTCAACAGCCCGAAATGGATCGTACAGCTGGGCAGCACAAAAAGGAATCCCTGCTTTGCTGTTGGAGCGAGGCGGAAATGGCCGCTGGACTCCCGAAGAGGTGGAAGCAGATTGCGAGGATGTACTCCGTCTGATGAACCATCTTGGAATCATAAAAGAAGATTTCAATGTGATCCGTCAGACAGAAATCTCAAAAGCCGTCTACGAAGAAGCACCGGCAGATGGATACTGGTTTCCGGAAGTCTGTGCGGGGCAGGAAGTATTAAAGGATGCACTGCTGGGCAGGTGGAAAAGCTCCGATGGAACGCAGAACTACGAGGTCCGTGCAAGATTTGCGGGGCGGATTTTGTATGAGACCACTGCACTGGGAGTCCGTAGAAATGACCCGCTCGTTGCATATGGAACAGCATGAGTTTCCATAAAAACAAAAACAGGGTGCGCCCCTGAATAGGACGCACCCTGCCATCGCAATTCACAATTTGATTTGTTGGCAACAACCGTGAATTGCATATCGCAAACACGTTGTTGAGAATTGCACTGCTTGAAAAACTTGCGATTAAATTCAAGAATGTAGCTGACTTCGATGACGACGATTCGCCAGAAGCGCCTACAGATAGTATGAGAAAGTAAAAGCGACGTCAGTGTGCGGTTGACGTCGCTCATTGTGCGCCTTTAGGCGCGGCTGGTATTATGGCCCCTATGGGGCCGTTCTGCAAACCCCGCGTTTTCACGCGGGGTTATGATTTGTAGGCTGGCCTCATTTGGTTTTGACCACAATTTTGACCACAATGCCAAAGATTTTATCTGGTCTAATTAGTGCCGTTCTGTCTAACTTTTAGGCCGAAAAAGCCTCATCAAAAAGCTGAATCGCGTTCTGCCGAATGGATTCCTGAACATGGAGATCAACCGTTGCGCTTTTATCTATGAAAAGGTCTTCTACGCTGATGTCCAGACCCTTGCAAATACGTTCCAGCGTGTTCAAGGTTGGATTTTGAACGCCGCGCTCAATATGCCCAACGTATGCGGCATTCATGTCACAACGTAAAGCAAAAAGCTCTAGGATTAACCCCTCTTCTTTGCGGATCTTTCTGATCCGTTCTCCAACAAGGGATGCTAGTTCGGCTGGTTCAGATTCAGGCTGATCTTTCGCTTTTTTCACAGAGAACGCCTCATTTGCGGGCAATCATCAGATGCCACGGAACGTAAAGGTGAACTCCACAGGCTTGGTTACATCAGGAATATACTCCGGGTGGACATTGGCACCCCAGCTGTCATCACCGCCGACGCCCATCTGCTCGCCCATGGCACGGATGACCGTGTAATGGACCGGGGGCAGCTCGTAGGGATGCTTGGCACTCTCCATTTCATGGGGAGTGTAGGGCAGCGCAGAGAAGAACATGGGCTTTGCGGCATCTGCGGTAAACAGCAGCCCGCGACCCTTGCGGTCCACTACCTTTGCCCAGCGCACAGCGGTCTTTGCACCGCACTCCTGCGGCACAAGGTACTGTGCCATGTTGTCTGCGACCTTGTTCTGGTAAATGCCCAGCTTTGCACCATGCTGGCGATCCCAGTAGGTCTCCGCAGGGCCGTTTCCGTACCACTCCACCGTGTCGTAGTCAGCGTCGATCTTGAACAGTACGCCGAATTCCGGCATTGCTGCAAGTCCTTCCACCGGGTCATAGTGCAGGGTGGTCTGGATGCGGCCATCACCGAACACACGGTACTGCAGGCTGCACTCTGCTGCGGGGCTGGTCTGGAGGTTATAAAGATAGGTCACGACCACGCTGTCGGCTTCCACCTCGCAGGTGGGGTTCTGGAGGATGGTGCCGCCGTGAACAGACGGGATCTCCTTGCCGATGCCCTTGGCGGTAGCGTACAGGCTTGCCAGCTTCCACTGACCGCGAACGCCGCCCATGTTGTTGCCGCAGTCGTTGTCGGTGGGAGCGCGCCAGAAGTTGGGACGGGGAATCTCCTGAATCATCTCCTTGCCGGCATAGCGGTAGGAAGTCAGACCGCCGTTCAGATCGGAGAACAAAACATCGAAATTCTCACCCCGGACACCGATGTTGTGTGTACCGTGCGTAACGGTAAACGGCGTGACCTTCTTGCTGGGAATGGAACGAACCACAGCGATCACACCCTGTCCAAAGGCGACTTCATGACCTTTCTTTGCCCAGCTGGTGTCCTCCTTCAAACGGAAGCTGATGGTCACTGCATATTCACCGGGGAGCGCAGGGACCATAAACGGCAGCGGGAAGCTGGAACGCTCTTCGGGAGCAACATCAATATTGGTCAGTTCCTGCTGCTGATACAGCTTTCCATCACGGTGCAGCAGAGCAACGCAGTCGAAAGCATCCGTAGAGGTGAACAGGTTCTTATTCCAGACTTCAAAGCCAGAGTTGTCGATGGAAACGGCGATGTTCTGATAGCAGAACTTGACCTCCTGCATCTTGGGAGAAGGAGCACGGTCACCACCGTAAGCAATGCCGTTTCCGCTGAAATTATAGTCGGTAGGACGCTCACCGAAGTCGCCGCCGTAGGCTTGGAACCACTTGCCGTAGCGGTCTTTTTTCCAGATGGACTGGTCGATGTAATCCCAGATAAAGCCGCCCTGATAGCCGCAGTCCTTCTGGTCGGCAAGTTCCGTGTACTTGTGCAAAGCACCGTTGGAGTTGCCCATAGCATGAGAGTATTCGCACTCGATATAAGGCCGCTTATCGCCCTGTGCCAGATACTCTTTAATGTCCTTCACAGTGCTGTACATATGGCTCTCAATATCGGTGGTTTCGAGGAAGCGGGAATCATTGACCACACCTTCGTAATGCACCAGACGGGTGTCATCAAAGCGGCGGACCATCTCGGCCATCTGGAGCAGGGTCTCACCACCAAACGATTCGTTGCCCAGAGACCAGATCAGAACAGCAGGGTGGTTTTTGTCACGCTGGCAAGTGGAATTCATGCGGTCAAACAAGACAGCTTTCCACTCCGGCTTATCATTGGGCAAAACGCCCTCGATGCCGCGAATGCCCGCCTGATGGATATCCCATGTGCCATGGGATTCCAGATTGTTCTCTGCGATCAGATACAGACCATACTCGTCGCACAGGTCGTACAGTGCATCCTGATTCTGGTAATGGCTGGTGCGGATGGCATTGATGTTGTTCTGCTTCATGGTGATGATATCCCGAAGCAGTTCCTCATGGGTGTGTACGCCCACAGCACGACCCGTAATGGAGCTGAACTCATGACGGTTGGCACCCTTGAACACGATGCGCTTGCCGTTGAGCAGCATCCGATTGTTCTTCAACTCGAACTTGCGGAAACCGACTTTCTGCCCAGTCACCTCTACCAGATGGCCTGCATCGTCCAGCAGCTCGATTTCCAGTTCATACAGAGCCGGGTCCTCTGCACTCCACAGGTGGGGGTTCTCCACCGCATGGC is part of the Faecalibacterium sp. HTF-F genome and harbors:
- a CDS encoding succinylglutamate desuccinylase/aspartoacylase family protein, which gives rise to MGWQNILYRRMRVCSTARNGSYSWAAQKGIPALLLERGGNGRWTPEEVEADCEDVLRLMNHLGIIKEDFNVIRQTEISKAVYEEAPADGYWFPEVCAGQEVLKDALLGRWKSSDGTQNYEVRARFAGRILYETTALGVRRNDPLVAYGTA
- a CDS encoding helix-turn-helix domain-containing protein, which translates into the protein MKKAKDQPESEPAELASLVGERIRKIRKEEGLILELFALRCDMNAAYVGHIERGVQNPTLNTLERICKGLDISVEDLFIDKSATVDLHVQESIRQNAIQLFDEAFSA
- a CDS encoding antitoxin VbhA family protein — its product is MSVKYTTPAQHKSNLRNVYGTFAIEGMSISKDTRSNLDRIGNGQASYQQVVNVLRAKYAKKG
- a CDS encoding glycoside hydrolase family 2 TIM barrel-domain containing protein, with the translated sequence MAAFDFAKVKDPTFFKENVLNAHASFRTYASREEYRTGSSSLALKLDGIWKFAYAKNYTSAIPGFEKTDYDCSGWDDIHVPAHIQMEGYDIPQYANIQYPWDGREEVQPGEIPQWFNPVASYVKYFELPESMQGKPVHIEFEGVESGMALWLNGSYVGYTEDSFSAHAFDLTPYLQPGVNKLAVQVFKWTSSSWCEDQDFFRFSGIFRSVWLYAIPTVHLEDISVKTLFAGDDFAHSTLEVALQVEGKGAARLTLRRSELEVFSEKIALNGGSALFSHAVENPHLWSAEDPALYELEIELLDDAGHLVEVTGQKVGFRKFELKNNRMLLNGKRIVFKGANRHEFSSITGRAVGVHTHEELLRDIITMKQNNINAIRTSHYQNQDALYDLCDEYGLYLIAENNLESHGTWDIHQAGIRGIEGVLPNDKPEWKAVLFDRMNSTCQRDKNHPAVLIWSLGNESFGGETLLQMAEMVRRFDDTRLVHYEGVVNDSRFLETTDIESHMYSTVKDIKEYLAQGDKRPYIECEYSHAMGNSNGALHKYTELADQKDCGYQGGFIWDYIDQSIWKKDRYGKWFQAYGGDFGERPTDYNFSGNGIAYGGDRAPSPKMQEVKFCYQNIAVSIDNSGFEVWNKNLFTSTDAFDCVALLHRDGKLYQQQELTNIDVAPEERSSFPLPFMVPALPGEYAVTISFRLKEDTSWAKKGHEVAFGQGVIAVVRSIPSKKVTPFTVTHGTHNIGVRGENFDVLFSDLNGGLTSYRYAGKEMIQEIPRPNFWRAPTDNDCGNNMGGVRGQWKLASLYATAKGIGKEIPSVHGGTILQNPTCEVEADSVVVTYLYNLQTSPAAECSLQYRVFGDGRIQTTLHYDPVEGLAAMPEFGVLFKIDADYDTVEWYGNGPAETYWDRQHGAKLGIYQNKVADNMAQYLVPQECGAKTAVRWAKVVDRKGRGLLFTADAAKPMFFSALPYTPHEMESAKHPYELPPVHYTVIRAMGEQMGVGGDDSWGANVHPEYIPDVTKPVEFTFTFRGI
- a CDS encoding calcium/sodium antiporter; this translates as MLIPVLLFIVGLLCLIKGGDWFVDGATGIARRFHVPELLIGATVVSIGTTLPEVMVSTTSALTGHGEIAYGNAIGSVICNAALIAAITIAVRPGKVDPKSLRTPVAFFFVAAAFYAGVAYTTGSFTRPVGLILLAMFVAYIVCNVLAMKNAPAPEEEEQAEEGSFAKELGLLAIGAVLIAVGADLLVDNGTLIAQALGVPESVIALTFVALGTSLPELVTAITSLAKGHGALSLGNVIGANVFNLVLVSGVSVTLAPFSIPQNSTIAGMNASLVMDIPVMFAVMLLLTLPALIKGKLSRPQGIALLCIYAAFCAVQFSI